In Helicobacter mastomyrinus, the sequence CAGGATACGATACTCACGCCGCTTTTCTGCCGATGAGAATATTGCAAAATCATACGCGCGACTTTAATTTCCTCCTCTAGCTCCCCTGTGATAGATACCCTCATCGTATCGCCTATACCCTCCATCAATAGCCCCCCTAGAGCCATCGCACTTTTTATCATAGAATGCGGCAATGTCCCCGCTTCTGTAACGCCCAAATGAAAGGGATAATCCACCAAAGGACGCAGCATTCTATACGCCTCCATCGTGCGCGGGACATCACTTGCCTTGAGCGAGATTTTAATATCATTAAAGCCAAAATCCTCTAGCAATTTGATATTGTAGAGGGCAGATTCAACCATACCCTTAGGCGTTGCACCATATTTTTGCTCAAAAATCTTCTCTAAGCTTCCGCCATTGACACCAATGCGTATGGGAATTCCCCGCTGCTTACAGGCATCAGCCACAGCCTTGATTCTATCCTTTGTGCCGATATTTCCCGGATTAATACGTATGGCATCAACACTCTCACTTGCGATTAATGCAAACTTATAGCGAAAGTGAATATCCGCCACTAAGGGCA encodes:
- the ispG gene encoding flavodoxin-dependent (E)-4-hydroxy-3-methylbut-2-enyl-diphosphate synthase — protein: MQRVKTKQIFVGNVAIGGDAPISVQSMTFSKTCDIEATKAQLDRLYFAGADIVRVAVSDQKDADALKELKAVSPLPLVADIHFRYKFALIASESVDAIRINPGNIGTKDRIKAVADACKQRGIPIRIGVNGGSLEKIFEQKYGATPKGMVESALYNIKLLEDFGFNDIKISLKASDVPRTMEAYRMLRPLVDYPFHLGVTEAGTLPHSMIKSAMALGGLLMEGIGDTMRVSITGELEEEIKVARMILQYSHRQKSGVSIVSCPTCGRIEANLVKMVQEVEARTKHIKTPLQVSVMGCAVNALGEAKHADIAIAFGNKDGLIIKEGKILCKLKEDALLERFIAEVEALAEIRAESALG